The following proteins are co-located in the Silene latifolia isolate original U9 population chromosome 1, ASM4854445v1, whole genome shotgun sequence genome:
- the LOC141604024 gene encoding uncharacterized protein LOC141604024 yields MNAKYRKIKLVCLLLPIMAEKPSKSNDMAQKLMMGLLIMTQIITVSLAATELETSTALIQWKNSLSEPDTLTSWSISNANNLCNWTGIVCDDHSSVVAINLTDQGITGTLTKFNFSAFSNLTSFILSTNSLAGQIPLSIGNLSKLTVLDLSANSFNGFIPPEIGNLSQLVTLNLSDCEMVARIPVEITKLRNLKFLDIGSNYFETPDWSMFADMPLLTHLSFGYNSLAGEFPSFITKCRRLIYLDLSLNSFNGSIPEDIGSIPGLEKLLLFNNSFSGSIPSSIGQLKNLTYLDLSSNHLSSEIPFELGSCTKLTHVCFYVNSLTGKIPSSIGQLKNLEYLDLHSNGLNSTIPTELGSCTKLKFLALAVNSLTGQLPLSLSHIRMIVDLGLSDNQLSGSLSPYFFTNWSELTSLQLQNNSLSGIIPPQVGQVSKLQLLFLYNNNFSGFIPSEIGSLLDLGQLDLSTNQLSGPIPPTIGNLSKLTVLQLFSNNLTGTIPPELGQLTSLNVFDINTNQLHGQLPDTLSRLSNLSTFSVYTNNFVGEIPQNFGENSPYLRNVSFSNNSFSGELPPRLCSGFSLALLTVNGNNLKGGIPDCLRNCSALERVRLDGNKFNGNITNAFGVHKNLTFISLSDNQFVGEISPKWGECGNLTNFQLDRNQLSGHIPAELGKIHSLQALNLGSNELTGKIPDEIGNLKLLFNLDMGNNHLDGSIPDWIGKLQSLQYLDLSANNFSGTIPVVLGNCGSLLSLNLSHNDLSGQIPAELTNLNQLQILLDLSSNSLSGQIPDLDKLISLVDLNLSHNHLSGSVSESLSNMISIQSLDLSYNDFSGSVPSESFFQRGLYMGNPGLCGNATGLSPCNANNANNSHKNHKKIIIAVVVSAFALLLLIACVSGALVCGRKKQQHDLETKSSEMEESESLIWEKEGRFTFREVVKVTNDFSDYYCIGKGGFGSVYKASLASGHIVAVKKLNMSESSSSIPQSNKQSFENEIRALTEIRHRNIIKLYGYCSRKGAMFLVYDYVEKGSLGKVLYSDEAKLQLGWERRLNVVRGLAHAVAYLHHDCSPPIVHRDISINNVLLDNEFEPRLSDFGTAKFLSPDTSSWTTVAGSYGYMAPELAQTMRVTAKSDVYSYGVIVLEVMMGKHPGEILSSLSTSKTKVDTLLKDALDQRVSSPKGHIAEEVVIAVTLALLCTNVRPESRPTMRYVAQELSSKASHYLSEPFRTITLGKLNEHRNS; encoded by the exons ATGAATGCTAAATACAGAAAGATAAAGCTTGTTTGTTTGCTACTTCCAATCATGGCAGAAAAACCTTCAAAATCTAACGATATGGCACAAAAATTAATGATGGGTTTGTTAATTATGACACAAATAATTACTGTTTCATTAGCTGCAACAGAATTAGAAACATCAACAGCACTGATTCAGTGGAAAAATTCACTGTCTGAACCTGATACTCTTACATCATGGAGTATTTCCAATGCTAATAACCTGTGTAACTGGACTGGCATTGTCTGTGATGACCACAGTTCCGTCGTCGCAATCAACCTTACTGATCAAGGCATCACTGGGACATTAACCAAGTTCAATTTCAGTGCATTTTCCAATCTCACCAGCTTCATTCTCAGTACAAACAGTCTTGCAGGTCAAATCCCTCTTAGCATTGGTAATCTCTCTAAGCTTACTGTCTTAGATCTTAGCGCAAACTCGTTTAACGGGTTCATTCCTCCTGAAATTGGGAATTTGTCACAGCTTGTTACTCTTAATCTGTCTGACTGTGAAATGGTTGCTAGAATTCCTGTTGAAATTACcaagttgagaaatttaaagttTTTAGATATAGGGTCTAATTATTTTGAAACTCCTGATTGGTCAATGTTCGCCGACATGCCTTTGTTGACCCATTTGAGTTTTGGGTATAATAGTTTAGCTGGAGAGTTTCCAAGCTTCATAACTAAGTGCAGGAGATTGATTTACCTTGATTTATCATTGAATAGCTTTAATGGCTCAATCCCTGAGGATATTGGCTCGATTCCCGGTCTTGAAAAACTTCTTTTGTTTAATAATTCATTTTCGGGTAGCATTCCTTCTTCAATAGGCCAGCTTAAGAACCTAACCTATCTCGATCTTAGTTCGAATCATCTGAGTTCCGAAATTCCTTTTGAGCTAGGCTCATGTACTAAACTTACCCATGTGTGTTTTTATGTGAATTCACTTACTGGGAAAATTCCTTCTTCCATAGGACAGCTTAAGAATCTCGAATATCTTGATCTTCATTCAAATGGTCTGAATTCCACAATTCCTACTGAGTTAGGGTCATGTACTAAGCTTAAATTTTTGGCTCTTGCTGTAAATTCACTCACTGGTCAGTTACCTTTATCTTTGAGTCATATTAGGATGATAGTAGACCTTGGATTATCCGATAATCAACTCTCCGGAAGCCTCTCTCCATATTTCTTTACGAATTGGAGCGAGTTGACGTCTTTGCAACTCCAGAACAATAGCCTCAGTGGCATCATTCCACCACAAGTTGGCCAAGTGTCAAAACTTCAGCTTCTTTTTCTTTACAATAATAATTTCAGCGGTTTCATTCCTTCAGAGATTGGATCTCTCCTAGACTTGGGCCAGCTTGACCTTTCAACAAACCAACTTTCGGGTCCTATCCCTCCTACCATAGGGAACCTTAGCAAGCTCACTGTCTTGCAGTTGTTCTCAAATAACCTCACAGGAACAATCCCACCAGAGCTTGGTCAACTTACCTCATTGAACGTTTTTGACATCAATACTAATCAGCTCCATGGTCAGTTGCCCGATACTTTGTCGCGGCTAAGTAATCTAAGTACTTTCTCTGTCTATACAAATAACTTTGTTGGTGAAATTCCACAAAATTTTGGTGAAAATAGCCCTTATCTGAGAAATGTCAGTTTTTCAAATAACAGTTTCTCAGGGGAGCTGCCTCCTCGTTTATGCAGTGGTTTCAGTCTTGCACTTTTGACAGTAAATGGTAACAATTTGAAAGGAGGTATACCAGATTGTTTACGGAACTGCTCTGCATTAGAAAGAGTTAGGTTGGATGGAAATAAATTCAATGGGAATATAACAAATGCGTTTGGTGTTCACAAAAATCTCACTTTTATCAGTCTGAGTGATAATCAGTTTGTTGGCGAAATCTCACCCAAATGGGGAGAATGCGGCAATTTGACAAATTTTCAGTTGGACAGAAACCAACTTTCAGGGCATATACCAGCTGAACTTGGAAAGATTCATTCTTTGCAGGCTCTAAATCTCGGTTCCAATGAATTGACTGGTAAAATCCCCGATGAAATCGGGAATTTGAAGCTGTTATTTAACCTCGACATGGGAAATAATCACTTAGATGGTAGCATTCCTGATTGGATAGGCAAGTTACAGTCTTTACAGTATCTTGATTTATCCGCCAACAATTTTTCAGGAACTATACCTGTAGTTCTTGGGAATTGTGGCAGCTTACTGAGCTTGAACTTGAGTCACAACGACTTATCTGGACAGATACCGGCAGAGCTCACTAACTTGAATCAACTTCAAATCCTATTGGACCTCAGTAGCAACTCTCTTTCGGGCCAAATACCTGATCTTGACAAGCTGATATCCTTAGTGGACCTGAATCTCTCCCACAACCATCTCTCAGGGTCGGTCTCAGAGTCACTGTCGAACATGATTAGCATACAGTCCCTGGATCTCTCGTACAATGATTTCTCGGGTTCAGTACCCAGCGAGAGCTTCTTTCAACGTGGGTTATACATGGGAAATCCAGGCCTTTGTGGAAATGCAACAGGATTGTCTCCTTGTAATGCTAACAACGCTAACAACTCTCACAAAAACCACAAAAAAATCATTATTGCAGTTGTGGTTTCCGCATTTGCTCTTCTACTTCTCATAGCATGTGTATCTGGAGCTCTGGTTTGTGGCCGGAAGAAACAACAGCATGATTTGGAAACAAAAAGTTCAGAAATGGAAGAGTCTGAGTCTCTTATATGGGAAAAAGAAGGGAGATTCACATTTAGGGAAGTTGTTAAGGTCACCAATGATTTTAGTGACTATTATTGCATTGGAAAAGGTGGGTTTGGAAGCGTATATAAGGCGTCTTTAGCATCAGGCCACATTGTTGCTGTTAAGAAGCTAAACATGTCAGAATCTAGCTCTTCGATTCCTCAGTCAAACAAACAGAGTTTTGAAAATGAGATAAGAGCATTGACAGAGATCAGGCACAGGAATATTATCAAATTATATGGGTACTGCTCCAGGAAGGGAGCTATGTTCTTGGTCTATGACTACGTCGAAAAGGGTAGTTTGGGAAAGGTGTTGTATAGTGATGAAGCCAAATTGCAACTAGGGTGGGAAAGGAGGCTTAATGTTGTAAGAGGTTTGGCTCATGCTGTCGCTTACTTACACCATGATTGCTCCCCACCTATCGTTCACCGTGACATATCCATAAATAATGTGTTGCTCGATAATGAGTTTGAGCCCCGGCTTTCTGATTTTGGGACTGCCAAGTTTCTGAGCCCGGATACGTCTAGCTGGACTACAGTTGCTGGATCTTATGGCTATATGGCTCCTG AGCTAGCTCAGACAATGAGAGTGACCGCAAAAAGCGATGTTTATAGCTATGGAGTCATAGTATTGGAAGTTATGATGGGGAAGCACCCAGGAGAAATTCTTTCATCTTTATCAACTTCAAAAACTAAGGTTGACACCCTGCTGAAAGACGCATTGGACCAACGAGTGTCATCACCGAAAGGCCATATAGCTGAGGAAGTTGTGATTGCAGTCACATTGGCCTTGTTATGCACCAATGTCAGACCTGAATCGCGCCCTACAATGCGCTATGTGGCTCAAGAACTCTCTTCCAAAGCATCACACTATCTTTCTGAGCCCTTTCGGACTATTACACTTGGTAAACTGAATGAACATAGGAACAGCTGA